The genomic region GGTCGAAGTCCTTGAGGTCGGGCTTGCCGAATTTGATGGGCTCGTTCTGGCCCAGGGCGGGCGCCGTGGCGGCGCTACCCAGCACTGCCAGCAGCAAAAGCCGGCGGAGTAAAGGTGTTAGCATGGTAAGCTATATAGAGAAAAAGTAAACGAAACGAGCACACAGCTCCTGCCCGCCGGCCGCGGGAAAAAGCAGATAAAAGGATAGTACTAGGTGGCAGGTAGGAGCGGAGCAGAATAACGGAATTATAAAGCTCCGCATTTTTAGAATATCGGCCAATATTCAGATGAAGAAATACTGAAGCGCGGCTATTTTCGGCTCAGCACCAGCATTTCGCCGCACTTGGCGGCGGCCCGCTGATGTAGCTCGCGCAGAGCGCCATACTCGGCCGGGCTGTACTCGGTGCGGCTGAGTTGCAGGCGGGCCATAAATTGCACGGTTTCTGGATTGAGCTGCGTTACCTGGTACTGAAACCGCCCCCCAGCGTTGGGCAGCGCCAGCACCACGCTGGCCGGCAGCTCCTGCACCGTGGTGCCCGGTGGCAGCGTGAGCGTCACGAGCGAGGTATACTCGTGGGGCATGGCGAAATCGACAGGGTAATGGCGGTCGGGGGCGCGAAACTGGTACGGAACCGCCCCCAGCAGCCGCATCACGGGCAAATACAGCAGCGTGGCCGGCGGGTTGTCGGGGGCGGGCAGGTGCAGGGCCATTTCCACGGCCACGGGTAGCTGCACCACATCGGGCAGCGCCAGCGTGGGCGGCGCAGGCTGCCAGTCGGCCCACTGCCGGCGCAGGATGGCCAGGTAGTCGGCCGCCGAATTCTGGCGGATACGCCGCCGCGCCTCCAGACCGGCATACCCGTCGTATTCCAGCTTCAGGCTGCCTTCGATGGCCCCTTGCTCCGTGAGGTGCAGTTTAGCGGTGCGGAATTCCAGGTAGCGCGCCGCCGGCTTGATGGTAAGCCAGCGGCCGGTAGCATTGGCCAGGCAGCCCGCGCCGTTGAGGCAGCGCTCGGGCAGCATCCCGGCCGGCAGCTCGGGCTCGGTGGCATCCAGCAGCAGGTCGGTGCTGTCGGGTAGTTGCACGTGGGCGGCCACGTAGTTGAACTGCGAGAGGGCCGGCACCAGCTGCTGCATCTGGCCGTGGCTGCGGGTGCTCAGCAGCAGCGGCGTGGCAGTCAGGCCGGCGGCGCGCAAAGTGCTAACCAGGAGTAGATTGAGGTCGGCGGAGTTGCCGAGGCGCTGCTCCAGCGTGCGGCGCAGGGGCTGCGAGCCAAACAGGTCAATTTTGCCGTTGTGCTTCACGGTGCGCTGCACCAGGGCCAGCACGGCGGCCGCCCGGTCCTTGGGGGCTTCGTGCTGCCGGTACAGCGCTTCGGCTTCGGCTGCCAGCGGCGAACGGCTGCCAAGCAGCTGGCCGAATTGCTCTTCCTTCTGCAGCAGCTGCCAAAGGGCGGGCCATTTGCCCGTCATATCGTGGTAGTCGCGGCCGGTGAAATCGGTGCCGGCCAGCTCGAAATGCACGCTGCGCATGTAGTCGTGGGGCGTGGTCAGGAAGGGCTCGGTCCGGAACGCCGGCACGTCCTTCATCACCCAGCGCAGCAGCAGCGCATAGGCCGATATGCGGCTCTCCTGACCGGGCGCCAGCCCCGTGGTACCGGCGGTGTAGGTGGTGGAATACGGCACCACCGTTTCCTCTTTCACGGCAAACGGCAGGTAGCCGTTGGTGATGGTTTTGTACTGATAGAACTGCGGCAGCGTGGCCCGGTACTCGCTCCAGCGCACCGGAATGGTATGCTCGAACTGCCAGTCCTGGAGGTTGAAGATGAAGTCGGAGGTGATGGTGTAGCTGAACTCCACAATGGCACCTTCCCGCACCGCCGGCATCGTAAATGACATCTGCACGTGGTTTTTGTCGAGCTGCTCGCGGAAGGTGGGGTCGGCGGCCAGCTTGGTCTGCACCACCCGGCCATCCTGCAGGTTGTAGGTGCTGCCTTTAACATTGGTCAGGCGCTCGTAACGGCCGTCGCGGGTGTAGAGTGGCACGCGCACAGTGGCGTAGTCGTAGCCGGCTTTGCGGTGAATCTGCAGGCGTGTGGTGCGTTCGAACACCACCTGAAACTGGTCGCGGCTGCCCACGATGCGGGAGGTGCCATAGTCGCAGAGATACTCGGCCACGGCGGCGGCAGTATCGGAAGCGGCCGGCGCCGGCACGAAATCGGCGGGCCCGACGCTGCCGAACTTGATGGGTGGAGCTGGGGCTTTCTGGGCGCTGAGCGGCCCGGCCAGCAGCAAACTCAGGCAGAGTAAGGCCGCGTAGCGGATTACGAATAAGAGCATTAGATAAGAGTAGAATAAGAATACAAAGCGGCCTGATTGCCGATAGCACTATTGTACTCTCCAAATATAGCAGGCCGATTTACCTAAGCCAAAGGAAGTGTGGTTTGCCCGGAATAATTGCGCCCGGCTCTATGCCACCGGCTGCTTGGCCCGCACGCCCACCAGCAGATATACTAGTGCCCCCAGCACCAGCACGAGGCTCATGGCGTGCACGTAGGGCAGGCGCGAAAGCTGGTTGCTGAACAGCCAGCCGCCCAGCAGCGCGCCCAGCCCGATGCCGGCTTCCAGGGCAATGTACATAGTGGCCACGGCCCGCCCGCGCCGCTCCGGGTGGCTCAGGTCGATGGTCCAGGCGTAGAGCGTGGGTGACAGCAGGCCCGTAGCAAACCCAAACAGCACCGCCGCGCCCAGAAACAGCGGCACCGAGTGCTCCACCAGCGTCATCAGCCCCAACGACACGGCCAGCAGCGCCGACGACCAGCGCAGCACCGGCACCCGGCCGTAGGTGTCGGAGGCGCGGCCGGCCAGCAGGCGCACCACCAGCGAAGCCAGCGTGTAGCAAGTATAGAACAGGCCCTTGCTGCTGCCGGCCAAACCCAGCGCCTCGCTCTGGTCGGGCACCACCGTCAGGATAGCCCCGAACGGAAACAAACACAGCAGCGTCACGACGGCCGGGGCCATCACCTGCGGCTCCAGGATTTCGCCCCAGTTCAGGCGCAGCAAGCTCCAGCTGAATTTCTGGCGCTGGGCCTGGGGCAGGGTTTCGGTCATGGTGCCCTGCACCGCCAGACTCAGCAGCGCCAGCCCCGACGAGCAGTAGAACAGCGTGTTGAGCGAGGTAGCGGCCGTGATGAGCGGCCCCAGGGCGGGGCCGGCCGCCATGCCCAGCGAGCCCGCCACGCCCAGCAGGCCCATAGCCTCTCCGCGTCGTTCCAGCGGAATGATGTCGGCGATGAAGGCGGCGGTGCCGGTGGGCTTGAAGCCGGTGCTGAAGCCGTGCAGCAGCCGCAGCCCCAGGAAGCCCGCCACGGTGGTGGTCCAGGGATAAAAGAAGCCGCAAATGAAGCACACCAGCGAGCCGAACACCATCACCGGAATGCGGCCCACGGTGTCGGCGAGCTTGCCGCTGAACGGGCGTGAGAGGCCGGCCGTGAGCGTAAACAGGGCAATGATGAAGCCCTTGTAGTCGCCGCCGCCCAGCCGCGTGAGGTACGCGGGCAGCTCGGGCAGCAGCATGTTGAAGCTCATGAAAAAGAAGAACGACGACAGGCACATCAGCCAGAAGCCGGCGCTATAAGTACGGGGAGTGGTAGCGGGCATGGGCGGCAAAGGTACGGCCTGGGCGCGGGTGCGCCGCCTGCCTGGCTGGTATTCGGGCTTCGGAAGCCAGCTGAGTTACCTCCGCTCTACCCCGGCCGTTACTACCAGCTACAGGTCCCCGGTCGGCGAAACCAGCGAATCCATCATTTCGGTGGCTTCGTCGGTGGGCGCCGGCAGTGGCTGCGGCTCGGTGACGAGCTGCTCCAGTTCCTCCGCGGCAATAAGGGAGTCGGCGGTGGCGGCCTCGGCTGGGGTCAGCCGGATGGTATCGGGCCGGATGTCGGACAGGGTAGGAGCGGCGGCTTCCTCGTTGCCATCGGTCTGGCTGGCGCGGCGCGTATCCGCCGGGGCCGCGGTGGGTTTGCGCAACAGCGCCGGCAGCTGCGTCGCGCCCCAGATACCAGCCCCGGCCAGCAGCGCCACCGCTCCGGCCAGCAACACCCGCGGCCACTGTAGCCGCCACGACGTACCCGTCGTTGGGCGGCGAGGTGCCGCGGGCTGCCGGGCTGCCAGGCGTGTCGCGGGCGCCGCTGCCTGGGCCGGTGCGGGGGCATTGCTGGCAGCCATTAGTGAAGCAGACAGTGGAGCCGTCGGGGCAGCGGGCGGTGGAGTAGGGGCCGGCCGGGCCTGCAGCTGCTGGAGCTGCTGGCTGAGCTGCCGGATTCGGTCGTCCAGGTCGCGGTTGCGGGCCTCCGATTCGGTGCGGGACGTCCGGATGGCTTCTTCTAACGCGGCTTTTTCGCGGGCTTCGGCGGCCAGCTGGGCCTGCAGGCGGGCGGTTTCCGGGGCGGCAGCAGAGGCCTCGGTCAGCTGCTGCCGAAGCTGGGCAATGGTCTGGTCGCGAGCAGCTTCGCGGGTCTGCAGGGCCTGGGTCTGCTCCGTCACCTCGGCCCGGATCTGCTGCCGGATCTGTTCCAGCCGGGCTTTCTCCTGCTGGCTGTCGGCCAGGGTTTCGGCAACGGTTGGCGGCGCGGCGGCGCTGTACGGCGGGTCGGCGGGCACGTCTTCGGCCCCCAGCCAGCGCCAGAGCTGCCGCGCTTTGCGGGTTAGCAGGTCGTCGTTGTCGTCGTCGGCTTCCGGCGCGCTTTCCTCCGGCAAATCATCCGGCTGCAGCAGCGCCGTGGCCCAGGCATCGAGCGTGTCATTCGGCAGCCACTGCGACTTCTCCGCCGGCATCTGCTGAAAGTCCCGGAGCACTGATTGCGGCTGGCGCACCAACTGAAACCGGTCTTCGGTGGGCAACTGGTGCAATTGCTCTTCCAGCTCGGCCGTGAGATGCAGAACGTCCTGGAAAACGGCCATAGCGCCGATGGTTTCGGGCGCAATAGCCGGCAACAGCGGCTGCCCTGCCAGCCAGGCCGCCAGTGCCGGGCGTTGCCGCTGCAGCTGCTGGTACGGGTTGTCGGAACCCACGAAACCGGGAATCGGCTGGCCGTCGAGCAGCCACGGGCCACGCGTCGGATTATCGCCGCTGAGGTGCCGGCCGCCGGGCAGCAGCTGCAACACAGCCACGCCCCGGGGCATCAGCAGCACGGCATCCAGCAGCTCGTCTTCCAGGGCCAGGTTCAGCAGCAGCACGCCTTCGTCGAACGCCGAGAAGCTTTCCTGCAGGGCCTCGGCGCGGGCTTCAGCTGCCGGGCTGGCGTAGGGTTCAAATAGAAGACTGTGCAGCATAGCAACCAAAGAAACGACGAAAAACGGCGTAAAAGTACAGGGTGGCCGGTTTCGGCTATACGGCACGAGTGGAGTGCGACCGGCCGGCGCCGCAAAGCCCGCCCGGTGGCTGCCAAAACGGCCGCCGCCGCACTCCGGCCCGAAGTGTGCCGTACACCGGTTATATGGCTCGTTCTGACTCTTTCTTTTCCACGATTTCCGCCAAAAAGCCCCGCCCCGACGGTAAGCCGGCCCTCACGGTGCGCGAACGGTTTTCGGCCCTCAAAAACCTGCCGGCCTTCCTGCGCCTGATCTGGCAGACCAGCCCGGCGCTGGCCCTCGGCAACATGGCGCTGCGCCTGCTGCGGGCCGCCCTGCCGGTGGCCATGCTGTACGTGGGCCAGCTGATTCTCGACAGCGTGGTGCAGCTCAGCCGTCAGCCCGCCGAGGCGCGGCAGCTTACGCCGGTGCTTACGCTGGTGGCGCTGGAGTTTGGGCTGGCCGTCTTCTCCGACGTGCTGGGCCGTGGTGTGGCCCTGCTGGATTCGCTGCTCGGCGACCTGTTCGCCAACCAAAGCTCTATCCGGCTGATGCAGCACGCCGCCGAGCTGGACCTCGACCAGTTCGAGGACAGCGCCTTCTATGACAAGCTGGAGCGGGCGCGCCGCCAGACTCTGTCGCGCACCGTGCTTATGTCGCAGGTGCTCAGCCAGGCCCAGGATTTCATTACGATGGGCTTTCTGGCCGTGGGCCTCACGGCCTTCAACCCCTGGCTGCTGCTGCTGCTCTTAGTGGCGGTGGTGCCGGCGTTTCTGGGCGAAAGCCACTTCAACGAGCGTAGCTACTCGCTGGTGCACGGCTGGACGCCCGAGCGGCGCGAGCTGGACTACCTGCGCCAGACCGGCGCCTCCGACGAAACGGCCAAGGAAGTGAAGATCTTCGGGCTCTCAGGCTTTCTCATCGACCGGTTTCGCACGCTCTCCGACGACTTCTACCTTAAGAACAAGGACCTCGTGATTCGGCGGGCGGGCTGGGGCGCGTTTTTCGCGGCGGTGGGCGCGGCTGGCTACTACGCGGCCTACGTCTACATCATCAGCGAAACGGTGCGCGGGCGCGTCAGCATCGGGCAGCTTACGTTTCTGGCGGGCTCGTTTGCCCGGATGCGCGGTCTGCTGGAAGGCATTCTGAGCCGGTTCAGCGCGGTGGCCGAGGGGGCACTGTACCTGCAGGATTTCTTTGATTTCTTCCGGCTAAAGCCCCGCATCATCCGCGCCGACGATGCGCGTACGGTGCGGCCGTTTCCGCGGCCTATTCAGCAGGGGTTTCAGTTTGAAAACGTGGGCTTCAAGTACCGCAACGCCGAGAAATGGGCCCTGCGCAACCTCAGCTTCCAGCTGCAGGCCGGCGAAAAGCTGGCCCTGGTGGGCGAAAACGGCGCCGGCAAAACCACGCTCGTCAAGCTGCTGGCCCGCCTCTACGACCCTACCGAAGGCCGCATCCTGCTCGATGGCCATGACCTGCGCGAGTACGACCCGGCCGAGCTGCGCCAGGAAATCGGGGTGATTTTCCAGGACTTTGTGCGCTTCCAGCTGCCGGCCGGCCAGAACCTGGCGGTGGGCCGCATTGAGGAGCAGGGCAACCAGCCCCGCATTGAGCAGGCCGCCCGGCAAAGCCTCGCTGACTCGGTCATTGCCAAGCTGCCCGGCGGCTACGAGCAGATGATTGGCCGCCGCTTCAACGGCGGCGTGGACCTGAGCGGCGGCGAGTGGCAGAAGATTGCCCTTGGCCGCGCCTACATGCGCGACGCCCAGCTGCTCATCCTCGACGAGCCCACCGCCGCCCTCGACGCCCGCGC from Hymenobacter canadensis harbors:
- a CDS encoding MFS transporter; the encoded protein is MPATTPRTYSAGFWLMCLSSFFFFMSFNMLLPELPAYLTRLGGGDYKGFIIALFTLTAGLSRPFSGKLADTVGRIPVMVFGSLVCFICGFFYPWTTTVAGFLGLRLLHGFSTGFKPTGTAAFIADIIPLERRGEAMGLLGVAGSLGMAAGPALGPLITAATSLNTLFYCSSGLALLSLAVQGTMTETLPQAQRQKFSWSLLRLNWGEILEPQVMAPAVVTLLCLFPFGAILTVVPDQSEALGLAGSSKGLFYTCYTLASLVVRLLAGRASDTYGRVPVLRWSSALLAVSLGLMTLVEHSVPLFLGAAVLFGFATGLLSPTLYAWTIDLSHPERRGRAVATMYIALEAGIGLGALLGGWLFSNQLSRLPYVHAMSLVLVLGALVYLLVGVRAKQPVA
- a CDS encoding ABC transporter ATP-binding protein, with amino-acid sequence MARSDSFFSTISAKKPRPDGKPALTVRERFSALKNLPAFLRLIWQTSPALALGNMALRLLRAALPVAMLYVGQLILDSVVQLSRQPAEARQLTPVLTLVALEFGLAVFSDVLGRGVALLDSLLGDLFANQSSIRLMQHAAELDLDQFEDSAFYDKLERARRQTLSRTVLMSQVLSQAQDFITMGFLAVGLTAFNPWLLLLLLVAVVPAFLGESHFNERSYSLVHGWTPERRELDYLRQTGASDETAKEVKIFGLSGFLIDRFRTLSDDFYLKNKDLVIRRAGWGAFFAAVGAAGYYAAYVYIISETVRGRVSIGQLTFLAGSFARMRGLLEGILSRFSAVAEGALYLQDFFDFFRLKPRIIRADDARTVRPFPRPIQQGFQFENVGFKYRNAEKWALRNLSFQLQAGEKLALVGENGAGKTTLVKLLARLYDPTEGRILLDGHDLREYDPAELRQEIGVIFQDFVRFQLPAGQNLAVGRIEEQGNQPRIEQAARQSLADSVIAKLPGGYEQMIGRRFNGGVDLSGGEWQKIALGRAYMRDAQLLILDEPTAALDARAEYEVFQRFKELTQGKTAVLISHRFSTVRMADRILVIENGQFQEIGSHEELLAKGGRYAELFRLQAAGYQ
- a CDS encoding DUF3857 domain-containing protein — encoded protein: MLLFVIRYAALLCLSLLLAGPLSAQKAPAPPIKFGSVGPADFVPAPAASDTAAAVAEYLCDYGTSRIVGSRDQFQVVFERTTRLQIHRKAGYDYATVRVPLYTRDGRYERLTNVKGSTYNLQDGRVVQTKLAADPTFREQLDKNHVQMSFTMPAVREGAIVEFSYTITSDFIFNLQDWQFEHTIPVRWSEYRATLPQFYQYKTITNGYLPFAVKEETVVPYSTTYTAGTTGLAPGQESRISAYALLLRWVMKDVPAFRTEPFLTTPHDYMRSVHFELAGTDFTGRDYHDMTGKWPALWQLLQKEEQFGQLLGSRSPLAAEAEALYRQHEAPKDRAAAVLALVQRTVKHNGKIDLFGSQPLRRTLEQRLGNSADLNLLLVSTLRAAGLTATPLLLSTRSHGQMQQLVPALSQFNYVAAHVQLPDSTDLLLDATEPELPAGMLPERCLNGAGCLANATGRWLTIKPAARYLEFRTAKLHLTEQGAIEGSLKLEYDGYAGLEARRRIRQNSAADYLAILRRQWADWQPAPPTLALPDVVQLPVAVEMALHLPAPDNPPATLLYLPVMRLLGAVPYQFRAPDRHYPVDFAMPHEYTSLVTLTLPPGTTVQELPASVVLALPNAGGRFQYQVTQLNPETVQFMARLQLSRTEYSPAEYGALRELHQRAAAKCGEMLVLSRK